In the genome of Bacillus sp. S3, one region contains:
- a CDS encoding ABC transporter ATP-binding protein produces the protein MSNDSKHQGAPGRGGPGGGFGPMGMGMPPQKAKNFKGTLKRLITYLKPYKLQLISVLITAIISTVFSIVSPKIMGKATTRLFEGLMMKIKGVPGAEIDFDYIGQIILLLIGLYIISALFAYLQQYIMAGVAQKTVYHLRKEVEEKLNRLPLKYFDSRTHGEILSRAVNDVDNISTTLQQSLTQLITSVITLLGVIVMMLTISPLMTLIVVLTIPLSFVAIIKIAKKSQTYFKGQQKSLGELNGHVEEMYTGHKVIKVFGREQQSIEKFEETNEALYQSGWKAQFMSGMIMPLMSFINNIGYVLVSVVGGLLVTKKAIEIGDIQAFIQYARQFSQPITQTANIANVIQSTIASAERVFEILDETEEVPEAVKAVEFIDPKGEVSFEHVSFSYKENEPLIEDMNIEVKPGQRVAIVGPTGAGKTTMINLLMRFYEINSGEILIDGIDTRDLKREKLRSLFGMVLQDTWLFNSTIRDNIAYGREEATEEEIVAAAQAANADHFIRTLPEGYDTILNEEASNISQGQKQLLTIARAILANPAILILDEATSSVDTRTEVQIQKAMDHLMKGRTSFVIAHRLSTIRDADLILVMNHGTVIEKGTHKELLEKDGFYADLYNSQFTFNQRNAG, from the coding sequence ATGAGTAATGATTCCAAACATCAAGGTGCTCCGGGCAGAGGTGGGCCTGGCGGGGGATTCGGCCCCATGGGCATGGGAATGCCTCCCCAAAAAGCAAAGAACTTCAAAGGAACACTTAAGAGATTAATCACCTATTTAAAACCTTATAAATTACAGCTGATATCTGTTTTAATTACAGCTATCATCAGTACTGTGTTTTCGATTGTCAGCCCGAAAATAATGGGGAAGGCAACGACCAGATTGTTTGAAGGATTAATGATGAAAATAAAAGGAGTTCCAGGGGCAGAAATAGATTTTGATTATATCGGACAAATTATCCTGCTCTTGATCGGGCTGTATATCATAAGTGCCCTATTTGCTTATCTACAACAATATATCATGGCGGGTGTAGCACAAAAAACGGTTTATCATCTTCGAAAAGAAGTGGAAGAGAAACTCAACCGGCTGCCGCTAAAATACTTCGACTCACGCACCCATGGAGAAATTCTTAGCCGGGCTGTCAATGATGTCGATAATATCAGTACCACCTTGCAGCAAAGCTTAACCCAGCTAATTACATCAGTGATTACGTTACTGGGGGTTATCGTAATGATGCTTACGATTAGCCCGCTCATGACACTGATTGTCGTCCTGACCATTCCACTAAGCTTTGTCGCGATTATAAAAATTGCTAAAAAATCACAGACCTATTTTAAGGGGCAGCAAAAATCACTTGGTGAGCTTAATGGTCATGTGGAAGAGATGTACACAGGTCATAAGGTCATTAAAGTGTTTGGCCGGGAGCAGCAATCGATTGAAAAATTTGAAGAAACGAATGAAGCCCTTTATCAATCTGGCTGGAAGGCACAATTTATGTCAGGTATGATTATGCCATTAATGTCATTTATTAATAATATCGGCTATGTGCTTGTGTCAGTAGTTGGGGGACTTTTGGTCACAAAAAAGGCCATTGAAATTGGGGATATACAAGCATTTATTCAATACGCAAGACAATTTAGCCAGCCAATTACCCAAACCGCAAATATAGCCAATGTCATTCAATCGACGATTGCAAGTGCAGAACGGGTGTTTGAAATTTTAGACGAAACAGAAGAGGTACCTGAAGCAGTTAAAGCTGTGGAGTTCATTGATCCTAAGGGAGAAGTTTCATTCGAACATGTTTCCTTCAGCTATAAGGAAAATGAACCGTTAATTGAGGATATGAATATTGAGGTGAAACCAGGTCAGCGTGTGGCCATTGTCGGTCCAACAGGTGCCGGTAAAACGACGATGATCAATTTATTGATGCGGTTCTATGAAATTAATTCTGGGGAAATTTTAATCGATGGAATCGATACGCGTGATCTAAAAAGAGAGAAGCTGCGCAGTTTGTTCGGGATGGTATTGCAAGATACCTGGCTTTTCAATAGCACCATTCGTGATAATATTGCTTACGGAAGGGAAGAAGCTACGGAAGAAGAGATAGTGGCAGCGGCACAGGCAGCCAATGCAGACCATTTTATCCGAACACTTCCTGAAGGCTATGATACAATACTAAATGAGGAAGCTTCTAATATCTCTCAAGGTCAAAAACAATTATTAACAATTGCACGGGCAATTCTGGCGAATCCTGCCATTTTGATTCTTGATGAAGCTACGAGCAGCGTCGATACTCGAACAGAAGTTCAGATTCAAAAAGCAATGGATCATTTAATGAAAGGGCGCACGAGTTTTGTCATTGCCCACCGTCTTTCAACGATCCGTGATGCAGACCTGATCCTGGTGATGAATCATGGAACAGTGATAGAAAAAGGAACTCACAAAGAATTACTAGAAAAAGACGGCTTTTATGCTGATTTGTATAATAGTCAGTTTACCTTTAATCAGAGGAATGCGGGATAA
- a CDS encoding PH domain-containing protein, with the protein MRYYSKKGIITGVLIWGAVAFLIGSFLFLPGGPEGKGEIIAAILVCGMTSAFIIWCWFGTYYQINGNQLKIVSGPFRWKVDIMIIKSIRKTRNPLSSPALSLNRIELLYGKWDTMLISPKNEKQLCETLKKINSQIEINF; encoded by the coding sequence ATGAGATATTACTCAAAAAAAGGGATTATTACTGGTGTTTTAATATGGGGAGCAGTAGCCTTTTTAATCGGTTCTTTTCTATTCCTGCCTGGCGGGCCAGAAGGGAAGGGGGAGATCATTGCTGCAATTCTAGTATGCGGAATGACTAGTGCATTTATTATTTGGTGCTGGTTCGGAACATATTATCAAATAAATGGGAACCAATTAAAGATAGTGAGTGGGCCATTTCGCTGGAAAGTCGATATTATGATAATTAAAAGTATAAGAAAGACGAGAAATCCGTTATCAAGCCCAGCATTATCATTGAACCGTATAGAACTTTTGTATGGCAAATGGGACACGATGCTGATTTCTCCTAAAAATGAAAAACAACTTTGCGAAACTTTAAAGAAAATAAATTCACAAATTGAAATAAACTTTTAA
- the xerS gene encoding tyrosine recombinase XerS encodes MVKQEKQTNFNKLQTLLQELPWYVDEYINHKLRKLSTASLFNYCHDYKIFFNWMISEQLWTGSIKDISLERLENMTVLEVESFLNYLHYQLDNKELTVNRKLSALKSLFNYLQNIAETPDLKPYINRNVMAKIEFNEVKDSMETKATKMEGKILLGDEYEKFRLFVANDYGEFNKDNKKLFNFHQLNKERDTAIVSLILGSGLRLSELVGIDLDDLDFSKYCVRVIRKGNKEQFVYFSQVAMSDLQEYLSIRTAKYKVDKTNKALFISAQMGPKGKSRRLTARSVEKLIEKYAIAFGKPSLSVHKLRHSFATRYHAEINDVPKLRRQLGHSSIQTTMIYTHIKNDDLKIAVDKMDMPKEQLE; translated from the coding sequence ATGGTAAAACAAGAAAAACAAACTAATTTTAATAAACTGCAAACCTTGCTTCAGGAATTGCCTTGGTATGTAGATGAATATATCAATCATAAATTACGAAAACTTTCTACGGCTTCACTGTTTAACTACTGTCATGATTATAAGATTTTTTTCAATTGGATGATCAGTGAACAGTTATGGACCGGTAGCATTAAGGATATCTCATTGGAACGTTTAGAGAATATGACAGTTTTAGAGGTTGAAAGCTTTTTAAACTATCTGCATTACCAATTAGATAATAAGGAATTAACCGTTAATCGTAAGTTATCTGCTTTAAAATCATTGTTTAATTACCTGCAAAATATTGCGGAAACTCCTGATTTAAAGCCGTATATCAATCGAAATGTCATGGCCAAGATTGAATTTAATGAAGTAAAAGACAGTATGGAAACGAAGGCTACTAAAATGGAAGGAAAAATCCTGCTTGGGGATGAATACGAGAAATTCCGTTTATTCGTGGCCAATGATTACGGTGAATTTAACAAAGATAACAAAAAACTCTTTAATTTTCATCAATTAAACAAGGAACGTGATACGGCGATTGTATCATTGATTCTTGGTTCCGGGCTGCGCCTATCTGAGTTAGTCGGCATCGATTTAGACGATCTTGATTTTAGTAAATATTGTGTGCGAGTCATTAGAAAAGGAAATAAAGAGCAATTTGTTTATTTTAGCCAGGTGGCAATGTCTGATCTGCAAGAATACCTTTCTATTAGAACGGCTAAGTATAAAGTTGATAAGACGAATAAGGCATTGTTTATTTCTGCGCAAATGGGTCCTAAAGGCAAGTCGCGCAGGCTTACGGCCAGATCAGTTGAAAAGTTGATTGAAAAATATGCAATCGCATTTGGCAAACCATCATTATCCGTCCATAAGCTAAGGCACTCGTTTGCTACCAGATATCATGCAGAAATCAATGATGTACCGAAATTACGCCGTCAATTAGGCCATTCATCGATTCAAACAACGATGATTTACACGCATATTAAGAATGATGATTTAAAAATTGCAGTTGATAAGATGGATATGCCGAAAGAACAATTGGAATAA
- a CDS encoding 2-hydroxymuconate tautomerase — protein sequence MPIIQVHMLEGRSVELKEQLISEITAAVSRTLGNSPETIRVLLHDMPHENWGVAGRQMSNNHNN from the coding sequence ATGCCAATTATACAGGTACACATGCTTGAGGGTAGATCAGTAGAATTAAAAGAACAATTGATTTCAGAGATTACTGCAGCTGTTAGCAGGACGTTAGGTAATTCACCTGAAACAATCAGAGTATTACTCCATGACATGCCACATGAAAATTGGGGTGTAGCGGGTAGGCAAATGAGTAACAATCATAATAATTAA
- a CDS encoding 2-keto-4-pentenoate hydratase produces MENVSMNLNVIANEIYRHQKSAVEMDKISTRYPSITIEDAYKIQEINMEKELQDGDQFVGWKMGLTSFAKQQSVGVKQPIYGRLLKSMVITNEELSLDGLIHPRVEPELAFLINKKLEGNHVTEQDVWLATEGIMTAIEVIDSRYKDFSFNLIDVVSDNASSAKFFLSEQIYEPNKFQWEKAKVQMKLNGKVVQEGIGSAVMGNPVRSVVELVKMLHSSGLSIEPGMIVLTGGITEAIHVSHGDSIEVEFVELGEIDLTVI; encoded by the coding sequence ATGGAGAATGTGAGCATGAACCTGAACGTCATTGCAAATGAAATTTACCGTCATCAAAAAAGTGCTGTTGAAATGGACAAAATCTCAACACGTTACCCCTCTATTACAATTGAGGATGCTTATAAAATTCAAGAAATCAACATGGAAAAAGAATTACAAGATGGCGATCAATTCGTTGGCTGGAAAATGGGATTGACAAGTTTCGCGAAGCAACAATCGGTAGGAGTAAAGCAGCCCATTTACGGAAGATTGCTTAAGTCAATGGTGATAACCAATGAGGAGCTTTCTTTAGATGGCTTAATTCATCCACGAGTGGAACCGGAACTTGCTTTCTTAATTAATAAAAAACTCGAGGGAAATCATGTCACTGAGCAAGATGTTTGGCTGGCTACTGAAGGAATAATGACTGCAATAGAGGTAATTGACAGTCGATATAAAGATTTTTCATTTAACCTTATTGATGTCGTTTCAGACAATGCTTCCAGTGCAAAATTTTTTCTTTCGGAACAAATATATGAACCTAATAAATTTCAATGGGAAAAAGCAAAGGTTCAAATGAAGTTGAATGGTAAAGTAGTTCAAGAGGGAATAGGTTCAGCTGTTATGGGAAATCCTGTTCGATCAGTGGTTGAATTGGTCAAAATGTTACATTCCTCTGGGCTTAGTATTGAACCTGGGATGATTGTACTAACCGGTGGAATAACGGAAGCAATTCATGTTAGCCATGGTGATTCCATTGAGGTCGAATTTGTTGAATTGGGTGAAATTGATTTGACTGTCATTTAA
- a CDS encoding alpha/beta hydrolase — translation METEMIYELRRPENIIPGKKYPALFVMHGIGSNEQNMLSLVNGLEDFFFIFSVRGHLSQGPGFAYFTIQGYGKPHREIFDVAINKLADFIDYASVNYPIDPEQSYLMGFSQGAIVSMTLGLTLGNKIKGIVALSGYIPQFVKEEYLVNPGKHLSVFISHGEYDQVLPYEWGKENVEYFTKLGVPVTFKSYPEGHSVSEKNLQDFQSWILKDLRR, via the coding sequence ATGGAAACTGAAATGATTTATGAACTTCGCCGTCCTGAGAATATTATTCCTGGGAAAAAGTATCCTGCACTGTTTGTTATGCATGGGATAGGTAGCAATGAACAAAATATGCTTTCACTTGTAAATGGTCTAGAGGATTTCTTCTTTATTTTTAGTGTAAGGGGACATTTGTCCCAGGGGCCAGGATTTGCCTACTTTACGATCCAGGGCTATGGAAAGCCACATAGGGAGATATTCGATGTGGCAATCAATAAATTAGCTGACTTTATTGACTATGCCTCAGTAAATTATCCAATAGACCCAGAGCAATCATACTTAATGGGCTTTAGCCAAGGAGCCATTGTTTCCATGACGTTAGGACTCACCCTTGGAAATAAAATAAAAGGTATCGTAGCGCTCAGTGGTTATATACCTCAATTCGTAAAGGAAGAATATTTGGTAAACCCAGGAAAGCATTTATCCGTGTTCATATCACATGGAGAATATGATCAGGTCCTGCCATATGAGTGGGGAAAAGAAAATGTAGAGTACTTTACTAAGCTAGGGGTTCCGGTAACTTTTAAATCTTATCCTGAAGGGCATTCAGTATCAGAAAAAAATCTTCAAGATTTTCAATCTTGGATTTTAAAGGATTTACGAAGATAA
- a CDS encoding DUF2533 family protein: protein MSVHKDLIKHAANQNKTYQVFQELDQQRENYIEEAIKLCKQGNPFSIDKINEVTNRMNKIKLRFVSTRKNVTVEMVQDYVKSLTK, encoded by the coding sequence ATGAGTGTACATAAAGATTTAATCAAACATGCAGCGAATCAGAACAAAACATATCAAGTGTTTCAGGAGCTAGACCAGCAACGTGAAAACTACATTGAGGAAGCTATTAAGTTATGTAAACAAGGCAATCCCTTTTCAATTGATAAAATTAATGAAGTAACAAATAGAATGAATAAAATAAAGCTGCGATTTGTGTCAACAAGAAAAAATGTTACAGTTGAAATGGTTCAAGATTACGTAAAATCACTGACAAAATAA
- a CDS encoding MarR family transcriptional regulator, with protein sequence MAATISLTKRRREFLDQIWRQYQSTNLPVHYSEVAEAIGVSKWTAYDVLKSLESQGLLKRAYAANENETGRSVVVFSPTEIADHLFQRERREISNPDEWEQILQKVHDLIERKQQLPLMDGINDILEQMKTVDVKLEFCAYFLCILILYLNSLGDSIKDLTVNMINASKKQNVQLTVFVGAVVGMIIQSVGEELSPEMITLVQQFFDNTNQLHSAELDLLVEFIRQS encoded by the coding sequence GTGGCTGCTACGATTTCGTTAACGAAAAGAAGAAGGGAATTTTTAGACCAAATTTGGCGTCAATACCAGAGTACCAATCTCCCTGTCCATTATTCAGAGGTGGCAGAAGCCATTGGTGTGAGTAAATGGACGGCCTATGATGTGTTAAAGAGTTTGGAAAGTCAAGGTCTTTTAAAAAGAGCTTATGCTGCAAACGAAAATGAAACAGGACGATCCGTTGTTGTCTTCTCCCCGACAGAAATCGCTGATCATCTGTTTCAAAGGGAAAGAAGAGAAATTTCGAATCCGGATGAATGGGAACAGATTCTCCAAAAGGTACATGACTTAATAGAAAGAAAACAGCAGCTCCCTTTGATGGATGGGATTAATGATATTTTAGAACAAATGAAAACAGTCGATGTAAAACTGGAATTTTGTGCTTACTTCCTTTGCATCCTCATTTTATATTTGAATAGTCTTGGAGATTCGATAAAAGATTTAACCGTCAATATGATTAATGCTTCAAAGAAACAAAACGTACAGCTCACAGTATTCGTTGGTGCCGTTGTTGGAATGATCATCCAGTCTGTCGGGGAAGAATTAAGCCCTGAAATGATCACATTGGTCCAGCAGTTTTTTGATAATACCAATCAGCTCCATTCTGCAGAATTGGATTTATTAGTTGAATTCATTAGACAAAGCTAA
- a CDS encoding iron-containing alcohol dehydrogenase, whose protein sequence is MYKVYCRSFQKVMKMASSLMPWREPELLEGENSLKELPKLIKQKNVECVLIVTDQGIMSVGLMDNFLNNLRMEGIDYYIYDKTVPNPTIENIEEAYQMYTANNCKGIVAFGGGSPMDCAKGVGARTARPNKTIPQMKGVLKVLKKMPPLFAIPTTAGTGSEATLAAVVSNSETHEKYAIMDTSLIPHYAVLDPLLIVNLPPHITAATGIDALTHAVEAYIGKSNTKETTQYSKDAITLIFENLYESYSNGTNIHARTNMQKAAYLAGMAFTRAYVGYVHAIAHTLGGFYSVPHGLANAIILPYVLEYYGESIHKPLAELAELVGIGEPADDIEHKAVKFIEAIKKLNASMAIPKKVSGIVDSDIPLMVERAIKEANPLYPVPRILNKVDLFSLYHLIKD, encoded by the coding sequence ATGTATAAAGTATATTGCAGGTCTTTTCAGAAGGTGATGAAAATGGCATCCTCCCTCATGCCTTGGCGGGAACCTGAGCTGTTAGAGGGAGAAAACAGTTTAAAAGAACTGCCGAAATTAATAAAACAGAAAAATGTTGAATGCGTTTTAATTGTAACCGATCAAGGAATCATGTCGGTTGGTCTCATGGACAATTTTCTAAATAACTTGCGTATGGAAGGAATTGACTATTATATTTACGACAAAACTGTTCCAAATCCTACGATTGAAAATATTGAGGAAGCGTATCAAATGTATACCGCAAACAATTGTAAGGGCATAGTTGCGTTTGGCGGCGGATCACCAATGGATTGTGCCAAGGGTGTCGGTGCCCGAACAGCAAGGCCAAATAAAACCATTCCCCAGATGAAGGGTGTATTAAAGGTACTAAAAAAGATGCCTCCCCTGTTTGCCATTCCCACCACAGCCGGTACAGGAAGTGAAGCAACATTAGCTGCAGTTGTATCCAATAGCGAGACACATGAAAAATATGCCATAATGGATACATCGCTCATTCCACATTATGCTGTCCTTGATCCCTTGCTGATCGTTAATCTACCACCACATATTACAGCCGCAACAGGGATTGATGCATTAACGCATGCTGTCGAAGCCTACATTGGCAAAAGTAACACAAAGGAAACAACCCAATATAGTAAAGACGCGATTACATTAATCTTTGAAAATCTCTATGAGTCCTATTCGAACGGGACAAATATTCACGCACGGACGAACATGCAAAAAGCGGCTTATTTGGCTGGGATGGCTTTTACACGGGCATATGTTGGGTATGTCCATGCAATCGCCCATACTCTGGGTGGATTTTATTCTGTCCCCCATGGCCTTGCTAATGCGATTATCCTCCCATATGTCCTTGAATACTACGGGGAATCCATTCACAAACCATTGGCTGAGCTGGCAGAATTAGTTGGGATTGGTGAACCGGCAGATGACATTGAGCACAAGGCAGTTAAGTTTATTGAGGCAATAAAGAAGCTAAATGCGAGTATGGCGATTCCGAAAAAAGTAAGCGGGATCGTCGATAGTGATATACCGTTAATGGTGGAACGTGCAATTAAAGAAGCTAACCCATTGTATCCTGTACCAAGGATTTTAAATAAAGTTGATCTATTTTCTCTTTACCATTTAATAAAAGATTAA
- a CDS encoding aldehyde dehydrogenase, with amino-acid sequence MENYSSLLAKQKSFFRTETPKDLLYRLDALQKLRNAIKNNEQVLMDALRADLNKSEFDTYTSEIGFVLEELRFTIKHLRSWVKPKRVKTPITHIGSKSYIFSEPYGVTLIIAPWNYPFQLAIAPLIGAIAAGNCAVIKPSELTPRTSEVLGKLISDLFPVEYITVVQGGVETSQALLNETFDYIFFTGSVPVGKIIMEAAAKHLTPVTLELGGKSPCIVHEDANIKLAAKRIAWGKFTNAGQTCIAPDYLYLHKSIKEQFLKQFKETTFELYGREPLNNANFTRIVSERHFDRLSTFLDNGKQYFGGSANKEKLAIEPTVLTNVTWEDPIMQDEIFGPILPVLEYDSLSEVFEGIHRHPKPLALYIFTENNDVQQEVLNSVSFGGGCVNDTVYHFASPYLPFGGVGNSGIGAYHGKGNFDTFSHQKSVLKQTNLFDIPFRYPNVKNGLQKIKLFMK; translated from the coding sequence ATGGAAAATTACAGTTCTTTACTAGCTAAGCAAAAATCATTTTTTCGAACGGAAACACCAAAAGATCTGCTTTACCGTCTAGATGCACTTCAAAAGTTAAGAAATGCAATTAAAAATAATGAGCAAGTGTTAATGGATGCCTTAAGGGCAGATTTAAATAAATCTGAATTTGATACCTACACCTCTGAAATTGGATTTGTTCTTGAAGAATTACGATTCACCATTAAGCATTTACGTTCTTGGGTGAAGCCTAAGAGGGTAAAAACGCCCATTACTCATATTGGCTCGAAAAGTTATATTTTTTCAGAACCCTATGGTGTAACACTGATTATCGCCCCTTGGAATTACCCTTTTCAATTGGCAATTGCTCCGTTAATCGGTGCTATTGCAGCGGGAAATTGTGCGGTCATTAAGCCTTCAGAATTGACGCCAAGAACATCGGAGGTATTAGGGAAACTGATTAGTGATCTATTCCCTGTAGAGTACATTACCGTTGTCCAAGGCGGAGTGGAAACTAGCCAAGCACTTCTCAATGAAACATTTGATTATATATTTTTTACGGGAAGTGTCCCTGTTGGAAAAATCATTATGGAGGCGGCAGCAAAACATTTAACCCCTGTGACATTAGAACTGGGCGGAAAAAGCCCATGTATCGTGCATGAAGATGCAAATATAAAACTAGCAGCCAAGCGGATTGCCTGGGGAAAATTCACCAACGCCGGACAAACCTGCATCGCCCCGGATTATTTGTATCTTCATAAAAGTATTAAGGAGCAATTTCTTAAGCAATTCAAGGAAACAACGTTTGAATTGTACGGTCGCGAGCCATTAAATAATGCAAATTTCACTAGAATCGTCAGTGAAAGGCATTTTGATCGATTATCAACCTTTTTAGATAACGGGAAACAGTATTTTGGCGGAAGCGCTAATAAAGAAAAACTTGCCATTGAGCCGACAGTTTTAACGAATGTCACTTGGGAGGATCCGATTATGCAGGATGAGATATTTGGGCCCATCCTTCCTGTCCTTGAATACGATTCTCTGTCAGAGGTATTTGAAGGAATTCATCGTCATCCGAAACCGCTCGCCCTCTATATTTTTACAGAAAATAACGATGTACAACAGGAAGTCCTAAACAGCGTCTCTTTTGGCGGCGGCTGTGTAAACGACACGGTCTATCACTTTGCCTCCCCCTATCTTCCCTTTGGAGGTGTCGGAAATAGCGGAATTGGCGCCTATCATGGAAAAGGCAACTTTGATACCTTTTCCCATCAAAAAAGCGTTCTCAAACAAACGAATTTATTCGATATCCCGTTCCGCTATCCGAATGTGAAGAATGGCCTTCAAAAAATAAAGCTTTTTATGAAATAA
- a CDS encoding DUF6526 family protein — protein sequence MPAIHLNGNNYRLILNRNEKRTVKEEKMPNQEYKSHVRVHPIYHYVLQILLLGTLITTIVFLVRSINQEENILLSVILFLMVLIMIIVAVLLRFYPLKAQDRAIRAEENLCSYILTGELLDARLSIAQVVALRFASDKELPALSKRAAMENLKPDEIKKAITNWRADHNRI from the coding sequence TTGCCAGCTATACATTTAAATGGGAATAATTACAGGCTTATTTTGAATAGGAATGAAAAGAGGACAGTAAAGGAGGAAAAAATGCCAAATCAAGAATATAAATCTCATGTACGAGTGCACCCAATTTATCATTATGTTTTACAGATATTACTATTGGGAACATTAATAACTACTATTGTTTTTCTAGTTCGTTCGATTAATCAGGAGGAAAACATTCTTCTATCTGTTATCCTATTTTTGATGGTGTTAATCATGATCATCGTTGCCGTACTTTTAAGATTTTACCCATTAAAGGCTCAAGATCGTGCTATACGAGCGGAAGAGAACCTTTGTTCTTATATTTTAACGGGAGAGTTGTTAGATGCTAGACTCAGTATTGCGCAAGTGGTAGCTTTACGTTTTGCAAGCGACAAGGAACTTCCAGCATTAAGTAAACGGGCTGCAATGGAAAATCTAAAGCCGGATGAAATTAAGAAAGCTATAACAAATTGGCGAGCAGACCATAATCGAATCTAA
- a CDS encoding ABC transporter permease produces MRAYWQLSLSQLRIFLRNRQVLFWTLAFPIFLMVIMGSFLGNGNGISLTIGVVDQDQSIQSNEFLTALMKNKAIDIKMEKSENKALNKLKKDDLQLVVIIPKGYDAGLSGTPAKTTPYLLPVYYNETNITASQVGLQIVNNIIDGISKEKVAYQPVVVMDMKGVETLNLKYIDFLVPGIVAMMIMSNNMNGVAGQIAAWRERGILRRMQGTTLKASTFIAAQITARLVLNGIQALIVLGVANLIFDVEVRGSWFTLISFVILGTLAFMAIGFIIAGIAKTPESAAPIAGFLSFPMLFLGGVFFPIKNMSEFLQPIVQILPIAHLSHALRETMNVGASFLSLGTEALILGGWLVGAFIIASYTFKWE; encoded by the coding sequence ATGAGGGCTTACTGGCAGCTATCGTTATCGCAGTTACGGATTTTCCTTCGAAATAGGCAGGTCTTGTTTTGGACGCTGGCATTTCCGATTTTCCTCATGGTTATCATGGGTTCATTTTTAGGAAATGGAAATGGAATTTCATTAACGATTGGTGTTGTCGATCAAGACCAATCCATTCAATCAAACGAGTTTTTAACCGCTTTAATGAAAAACAAAGCCATAGACATAAAAATGGAAAAGAGCGAAAATAAGGCGTTAAACAAATTGAAAAAAGATGATTTACAACTAGTTGTCATCATACCAAAAGGATACGACGCTGGCTTAAGTGGCACACCAGCTAAAACAACACCTTACTTACTCCCCGTTTACTATAATGAAACGAACATTACTGCTTCACAAGTCGGTCTTCAGATCGTAAATAATATCATCGATGGTATTAGCAAAGAGAAGGTGGCTTATCAACCAGTAGTTGTTATGGATATGAAGGGAGTCGAAACGCTAAATTTAAAGTATATTGATTTCTTAGTGCCGGGGATTGTGGCGATGATGATAATGAGTAACAACATGAATGGAGTTGCCGGTCAAATTGCCGCCTGGAGAGAGCGGGGAATATTAAGAAGGATGCAAGGAACTACGTTAAAAGCTTCCACGTTTATTGCAGCGCAAATTACCGCTAGACTTGTCTTAAATGGCATCCAAGCGCTGATTGTTCTAGGGGTGGCCAATCTAATTTTTGATGTTGAAGTCCGCGGGTCGTGGTTTACCTTAATCAGTTTTGTGATATTAGGGACGCTCGCTTTTATGGCGATTGGATTTATTATCGCCGGCATTGCCAAAACACCGGAAAGTGCAGCACCAATTGCCGGTTTTCTATCGTTTCCGATGCTATTTTTGGGAGGTGTGTTTTTCCCGATAAAAAACATGTCTGAATTTCTACAACCAATTGTGCAAATTTTACCCATTGCCCATCTTAGCCACGCTTTAAGAGAGACGATGAATGTAGGAGCATCGTTTCTGAGCTTAGGGACAGAGGCTTTGATTTTGGGTGGCTGGCTTGTAGGAGCATTTATTATTGCCAGCTATACATTTAAATGGGAATAA